In Ruminiclostridium papyrosolvens DSM 2782, the following proteins share a genomic window:
- a CDS encoding anaerobic ribonucleoside triphosphate reductase, protein MITKIRKRDGREVPFNIEKIANAIFKAASATGGKDYRTAMELAERVADFIESSLDRRIPSVEELQDAVEKVLIETGHAKTAKEFILYRADRTKVREMNTRLMKVYEELTFKDAKDNDLKRENANIDSDTAMGTMLKYGSEGAKQFYEMYVLKPEHAQAHNNADIHIHDLDFLTLTTTCCQIDIQKLFRGGFSTGHGYLREPNDISSYSALACIAIQSNQNDQHGGQSIPNFDYGMSMGVAKTFEKGYKQNLKKSLELLLENDFSKEIAEAREEIYKEFGIRPALNRMEAYVKAEKKILLKYIPDESLLEKAQKFAVKKTEEETDRITYQAMEAFVHNLNTMHSRAGAQTPFSSINYGTDTSPEGRLVVKNLLLATEEGLGNGETPIFPIHIFKVKDGINYKESDPNYDLFKLACRVSAKRLFPNFSFIDAPYNLRYYKDGDPNTEIAYMGCRTRVVGNTYDPDREVIFGRGNLSFTTINLPRIALRSNKNLNIFFEELDKKIDLVTDQLYERYLIQAKKKVKNFPFLMGQGVWIDSENLDWEDTVGEVLKHGTLTMGFIGLAECLKALIGKHHGESEQAQNLGLEIVGYMRKRMDEASEKYKMNFSLIATPAEGTSGRFVKYDKNVFGSIDGVTDKEYYTNSFHVPVYYKINAIDKIKTEAPYHELTNGGHITYVEVDGDPLNNLEAFEKIIKAMKESGIGYGSVNHPVDRDPVCGYTGIIGDTCPKCGRDEDEDRHFERIRRITGYLVGTLERFNDAKKAEVRDRVKHM, encoded by the coding sequence ATGATAACCAAAATCAGAAAGCGTGACGGAAGAGAAGTACCATTTAACATTGAAAAAATTGCCAATGCTATTTTTAAGGCAGCTAGTGCTACCGGAGGTAAAGATTACAGGACGGCAATGGAGTTGGCAGAAAGAGTTGCTGATTTCATTGAATCAAGTCTTGACAGAAGGATACCCAGTGTTGAAGAATTACAGGATGCAGTTGAAAAAGTGTTAATTGAGACAGGCCATGCAAAAACGGCCAAGGAGTTCATTTTGTACAGGGCTGACAGAACAAAGGTACGTGAGATGAACACACGCTTAATGAAGGTTTATGAAGAGCTTACTTTCAAAGATGCAAAAGATAATGATTTAAAACGTGAAAACGCAAACATAGACAGTGATACTGCTATGGGAACTATGCTTAAATATGGCTCGGAGGGTGCAAAACAATTCTATGAAATGTATGTACTTAAACCGGAGCATGCGCAAGCACATAATAATGCGGATATACATATACATGACCTGGATTTTTTGACCTTGACTACTACCTGCTGTCAGATAGATATACAGAAGCTGTTTAGAGGTGGTTTCAGTACAGGACACGGATACCTGAGAGAACCAAACGATATCAGCAGCTATTCAGCCTTGGCTTGTATTGCAATCCAGTCAAATCAGAATGATCAGCATGGTGGTCAAAGTATTCCGAATTTTGATTACGGAATGTCAATGGGTGTTGCAAAGACATTTGAAAAGGGATATAAGCAGAATTTAAAGAAATCGTTGGAATTACTCCTCGAAAATGATTTTTCAAAAGAGATTGCAGAAGCCCGTGAAGAAATATATAAAGAATTCGGTATAAGGCCGGCATTAAATAGGATGGAAGCATATGTTAAAGCAGAAAAGAAAATTCTGCTGAAATATATTCCTGATGAGTCCTTGCTTGAAAAGGCTCAGAAATTTGCAGTAAAGAAAACTGAAGAAGAGACTGACAGAATCACATATCAGGCTATGGAAGCATTTGTTCATAACCTTAACACTATGCATAGCAGAGCAGGAGCACAAACGCCTTTCAGTTCCATAAATTACGGGACTGACACTTCTCCGGAAGGACGGCTTGTAGTGAAAAATCTTTTACTGGCTACCGAAGAGGGTCTTGGAAATGGTGAAACTCCAATATTTCCAATACATATATTCAAGGTAAAGGACGGAATAAATTATAAGGAAAGTGACCCGAACTATGATCTTTTCAAACTGGCTTGCCGTGTCAGCGCAAAGAGATTATTTCCTAATTTTTCTTTTATTGATGCTCCATATAACCTAAGATATTATAAGGATGGAGATCCCAATACAGAGATTGCGTACATGGGTTGCAGAACCAGAGTTGTTGGAAATACGTATGACCCGGACAGGGAAGTGATATTCGGTAGGGGTAATTTGAGTTTTACAACTATAAATTTGCCCAGAATAGCCTTAAGAAGCAATAAAAATCTTAATATTTTCTTTGAAGAATTGGATAAGAAAATAGATTTGGTAACTGACCAACTTTACGAAAGATATCTGATTCAAGCAAAGAAAAAGGTTAAAAATTTTCCTTTTCTTATGGGACAGGGAGTATGGATTGATTCTGAAAACCTTGACTGGGAGGATACAGTAGGTGAAGTATTAAAGCATGGTACACTTACAATGGGCTTTATTGGCTTAGCAGAGTGCCTAAAGGCTTTAATCGGAAAACACCATGGAGAATCTGAACAAGCTCAGAATCTTGGACTTGAAATTGTAGGCTATATGAGAAAGAGGATGGACGAAGCAAGCGAAAAGTACAAAATGAATTTTTCTCTTATTGCAACTCCGGCAGAGGGTACGTCCGGCAGATTTGTAAAGTATGATAAGAATGTATTCGGCAGCATTGATGGTGTGACAGATAAGGAATATTATACAAACAGTTTCCATGTGCCTGTTTATTATAAGATAAATGCAATTGACAAGATTAAAACCGAAGCTCCATACCATGAGTTAACAAATGGAGGACACATAACCTATGTCGAAGTTGACGGTGATCCACTGAACAATCTTGAAGCCTTTGAAAAAATAATAAAGGCAATGAAGGAGTCGGGAATAGGATACGGCTCAGTAAACCATCCTGTTGACAGAGACCCTGTGTGCGGTTATACGGGGATAATAGGCGATACATGTCCTAAGTGCGGAAGAGATGAAGATGAGGATAGGCATTTTGAAAGAATCAGACGTATTACCGGTTACCTTGTAGGAACACTTGAGCGTTTCAATGATGCTAAAAAAGCCGAGGTACGTGACAGAGTAAAACATATGTAA
- the nrdG gene encoding anaerobic ribonucleoside-triphosphate reductase activating protein — MSKQIRISGIINESIADGPGIRMVIFAQGCRHNCKGCHNPQTHSFDGGELIEIEAIVEKIRKNPLLDGVTFSGGEPFEQADAFAVLAGEIKKLGLNVMVYSGYTFEHLIKNQNHIKGWTELLNNIKVLVDGPFIEEQKDLILRFRGSANQRIIDMEKSLASGNIELADL; from the coding sequence ATGAGCAAACAGATAAGAATATCAGGAATAATCAATGAGTCTATTGCTGACGGCCCGGGAATACGTATGGTAATTTTTGCACAAGGCTGCAGACATAACTGCAAGGGTTGTCACAATCCCCAAACTCATTCCTTTGACGGCGGTGAACTTATTGAGATTGAAGCTATAGTGGAGAAAATACGTAAAAATCCACTTTTGGACGGAGTTACTTTCAGCGGAGGAGAGCCATTTGAACAGGCAGATGCTTTTGCGGTTCTTGCCGGGGAAATTAAAAAACTCGGACTAAATGTTATGGTTTATTCAGGGTATACCTTCGAACACTTGATTAAAAATCAAAATCATATAAAAGGCTGGACGGAACTGCTTAATAACATAAAAGTACTGGTTGACGGCCCATTTATAGAGGAACAAAAGGATCTTATTCTTAGGTTCAGAGGTTCTGCAAACCAACGTATTATTGATATGGAAAAAAGTCTGGCAAGTGGAAATATAGAGCTCGCTGATTTGTAA